The DNA segment GTTTCAAATAGCCAAGTAAATGACTCAGTGGTTTCATTCGATAAAAAAGGACAACCGAACAAAACAGTATTCCACTGATTGTTGATTCCGACAAATGGAGCACAAACCAAATTATACTTATTGGTTCTATACGTGGAATCAAACACAAAAACATATTCAAAACAATCGTAATCCAATTTTGATCTTCCATCTCTCCAAAAAAAATTAGCTAGTCAATTATCCTGGTCCACTTGTATTGAATAGAAAAACATAGGGTCTTCAGCTTgcttatatttgaaaaaattgatAATACTCTATGCATCCCCTGCTTCAATCAGTTTCTCTCtttcaattcgaaaaaaattatGACAATCTTGTTTGGTAAATGTAATATTTTCAAACCCAATCTCCTTCCTGAGAAACGAATATGAACTTGTTTGTTTAATTCCTGCAGCAACCATTGAACGAATAACATCTCCATGTCCATCCAAAATTTTTCTTCCTAATCTTAAATTAATTCTTTCTTGTGAAGTTGCTAAATGGTGATTATGATGATCATTAAAGTAAGAAACAACCCAAACACCTTTTTCTATTGTAAAACGAATTTTAGCTTGACAACCTGTCCATGTCTCTAGATGATTAAATTTTTTCACTTTGCCAATATCTTCGTGTTCATGATACCCAGATTTCGAGCATAAAAATTCACGTTGTCTTATAGGTTCAGTCATACTTCGTCTCTTATTTCCTTTTCGAATACTAAACCCCTTACTCAAAGCAAACTGATTATAAAGATTATAAGCCTCTTCTTCGGAATGCACTTTCAGTCCCACTTTTATAATTTCTTCAACAGAATTATCTTGTTTCTCGACAAGATGAACTATATCATCTTGATTTGTCtccataaatgaaattataaattaacaaaacctgagaataaattttaatatataataaaaatcatGATAATACAAGAAATCGtcaaaaactttaaaagaacaattaaaatctaataaaaacactgctcaaaaatcatataattttttttcagtaCGCTAagtcattattattaaaaatcacAATTATTTCAACGAATCTAAATAGAACTATAtttcaaacaaataaaaatcaagtggAAATACTTAACATCCCAAACTAAATCACCCAACCAGCCTTAAATAACCTAACATGTTGATCCAATTAAGCATAATGCTAGAATTTActaattttatctaaaactattCTAGCATTATGCTTATTCCATTATTGCCGTCCACCACCGGCATCGCTTGAAGGGCACTACTACTGCTCTTTTTCTCCCATGGTTCACATCCCTTCCTTTTCTCCCATGGCAGGCAGAGACGTGAAGAGCTGAAGATTGCCGAAAGAAGCAGCAACCAGAACTAAAATAGCAGCAAGGCAGTAGGCAAAGATGTGAAGATTTTATTAGGGAAGATAGAATTTTTAATAGCAAGGCAGAGAGGTGAAGATtgacagaaaaaaaaaatagcagTAAGGGAGCAAGCAGAGACGTGAAGATTTTATTAGGgaaaatagaatttttaataggGTTGAGTAATTTTCAATTGGGATTTTAAAGATTTGTGattaaaaaatctaattaaatgaGGTGTAAATGAGATATGCCATTAAATGATTAGAAATCTAATTAAATAAGGtataaatgacatgtaaaaaATAGCTGAATGTCGTTAATTGATTGGAAAGGGACACGGCTTACCGTTTCATCTAATCCTTTCTCTTAAAGAGGAGAGATATGTCATTAAATGATTAGAAATCTAATTAAATgagatataaatgacatgtaaaaaATAGCTGACATGTCATTAATTGATTAGGAAGAGACACGGATGACATGACGTAACCGTTTCATCCAatcatttctcttaaaactaaaACCAAATGTTAAAAAGCCGCCCCGCCATCAGGCGGCCATTGTTTTCTgcatagtgtttttttttttaacattcttGTCAACATAACTGACACACTGCACAGTTAAAATTAGTTTAGCCTTCCAACATCAAACTGTAAtgctatatatatacacttttgtttgtttgtttgtttggattttatgattttttggttTGAGTTTTATTGGTACAAACGATTAGGTAATTGTGAAagattaaaaatgtaaattaaattattgtcATGTGGGATTATATAAAGTGAGTCTTCATTGTCTTTCATCCATTTTCTATGGGTGGTTGTGAGTAGattgattttggttttttttttttttaacagcAACTTGAATTGGGTGTTAACATTTACCTCCTTAtagatatatattatattatatatatttttaaaatttaatctctaagtttaatttttttgaaatttgaccatttttcttaaatttgaacTTGAGTGAttatataaaacattataattttttataaaaagaggTGATAATAtgcattatttaaaattaaatattgctTATTTGTTGGTATTTAGAGGcaattaacatttttataatgtattaaattaattaaaaaggaaataataaagcAGGGTTGGATACAAGTATAAGTGAAGGAATATGATGCCAAACatgttgttttcattttattgattattttatcTTATCAACATGAAGTcatgtttttgaaattatttgatgCTTCTCACCCAACCcgtttctttttatttctaatttaattagCCGAATGAAAATGGGTCAATGTGTTCTAGAATCAGTGTTACCAATTATTACTTAttcttgttttaaattttaatgcatCCATAATATATTGTATCCAAAATTAATTATGAATACTTATTTGGAGTGATTATGACATATATTAATCTTaattttcatatggattaaatCCTTTACTAATCAACTCGGGTTTGTCTATTTCACCTTTTCactttttgggttttctttttagatttttttttcttttaaattttagtggTAAATTTCGTCTTCTCACGCCCAAAgaaaagtgaaaatgtgtttgaaaaattagcaaattattttaaaaagaaaatgaagagggcATTGTATACATGAAGcatataattacttttttttccatctaaattttaaatacattCGGATTTGAGAAGTGGTAGGTAAGTGAATGAATTACTATAAAAATCTCTAAAGCCTTCACAAAAATCCATAGACCCTGGCagaaattttccattttctttgtattttcttgCATATTGCAAAAGCAAACAATTCATTCAAACATGACAGTGAAGAAGATTACATGGAAATCTCTCATGTTAAGCTGTTACAATAGCAAGGACATCATCTCTCCATCTGATTCAGGGGAGAAGGATTCGAAACCATGTCAATTCCAAAGACTATCAATGTCCGACGTAAGTGATCGCAGCTCGCCACTCTCTGTCGACGATCTCTCGACCTCTCTACTCGGCTCAAATCTTCATGTGTTTACCTTTGCGGAGCTAAGACTAATAACCCATAATTTCGCACGCTGTAATCTGCTCGGTGAAGGAGGGTTCGGACCGGTTTACAAAGGTTTCATTGATGACAAGCTTAGGCCTGGATTGAAGGCTCAGCCGGTTGCTGTCAAGGCACTGGACTTGTATGGCTTGCAGGGTCATAGGGAGTGGCTGGTTAATTTAACTCATCAACTACAACATATAAATCTATATATGTAGCATGAGTGCTGATATGAGCATATAGTAACATTTTTAATTGCAGGCTGAAATAATCTTTCTTGGTCAACTACGGCATCCTCATCTGGTTAAGTTGATTGGATATTGTTATGAAGAAGATAACAGAGTTTTAGTGTATGAATATATGCCAAGAGGAAGCTTAGAAAATCAACTCTTTAGAAGTATGTTGTTTTATTTCATAGAGTgtgtatgtacatgtatatatagatCACTGAATTTATATAGGCCAACTTTTACAGGGTATTCAGCTCCCTTACCATGGTCTGCTAGGATGAAAATTGCCTTGGCAGCAGCAAAGGGCCTGGCTTTCCTACATGAAGCTGATAAACCAGTAATATTTCGGGACTTTAAATCTTCAAACATCTTGTTAGACTCTGTAAGCCCTTTTTTCTTGtctatttgttttaataattccATGTAAGTGTTTGATGAAATTCTGAGAGAAAATAGTTCTCAAAAGGCTGACTGGGTGTCTGCGATTCTTATTTCAGGATTACAATTGCAAACTATCGGATTTCGGGTTAGCAAAGGATGGTCCAGAAGGCGAACAGACTCATGTAACGACCCGAGTTATGGGCACACAAGGATATGCAGCTCCAGAGTATATCATGACTGGTAAGCTGAGCTAATGTTCATATACATATAAGTCTCTAAGTCGAAGCATATGACTAACCAAACCCAACCcgatttttatatgttaatttcaGGTCATTTGACAACAATGAGTGATGTGTACAGCTTTGGAGTGGTTCTCTTAGAGTTACTAACAGGGAAACGATCTGTGGACAATAGCCGGCCCGGTCGAGAGCAGAGCCTTGTGGAATGGGCAAGGCCATTATTAAGGGACCCTAAGAAGCTTGATAAGCTAATAGATGCTAGACTTGAGAGACAATTTTCCAACAAGGGGGCTCAAAAGGTGGCTGCGTTGGCATACAAATGCTTGAGCCACCAACCAAAGCCAAGGCCTAGCATGGGCGATGTGGTCAAGATCCTGGACTCTGTTCAGGGGTTTGAGGATGAATTTGTTGGACCTTTTGTTTATGTGGTGCCAAATGAAACCGATGGTGACAAGGAGTTGTTTACGACCAAGGATTGCGGTGTAGAAAAACACGAACTACATCGTTGTGGTTGGCGAAATGATCAAATTGCCTCTTTCTTTGGTAGCTAATGCTGAATCTCCATGTGGCATAAGCATTTGAGAATTGCAGATATATGTGGTCGAATTTATGTGGTGCGAAATGAAAAACAAAGGTAGAAATTTCGACTGGAAACAGctcagagttttttttttttttgataaaggggttttaggaaaaaaatcaattaagtctttTTGTGAAATACACACTCAATTAAATCCTCAAATTCTGCAATTGCATCAATTAAGTCTTTTGACCAACATTTGACGTGGTGCTCTATGTTAGCgtcagcaaaaataaaaaaaattcaaaattctttaaaataaaaaattaaaagtggtatttttttattttttactgtatattattataatttttatattttaaaattttatataattttaaaaaatcatcatCAATGAATCTAGATATATTATAGTCTAGGTTCACATTGAATCTGGACAATAGTATGTCTAGATTTATTCtggactttaatttttaaatagttttgattaatttttacaaaaactaatatttttaaaattttatttttttaaatttttaaaaattaaattttgaaatgaatgaaacaactagaaaaactaaaaacaaatattccttttaagttttttatttttaaaagaatattaatttttttgttaacttAACAGTTAATATGGCATTGTCATATCAGTAATTGTCGCTAA comes from the Gossypium hirsutum isolate 1008001.06 chromosome A06, Gossypium_hirsutum_v2.1, whole genome shotgun sequence genome and includes:
- the LOC107961630 gene encoding probable serine/threonine-protein kinase PBL12, with amino-acid sequence MTVKKITWKSLMLSCYNSKDIISPSDSGEKDSKPCQFQRLSMSDVSDRSSPLSVDDLSTSLLGSNLHVFTFAELRLITHNFARCNLLGEGGFGPVYKGFIDDKLRPGLKAQPVAVKALDLYGLQGHREWLAEIIFLGQLRHPHLVKLIGYCYEEDNRVLVYEYMPRGSLENQLFRRYSAPLPWSARMKIALAAAKGLAFLHEADKPVIFRDFKSSNILLDSDYNCKLSDFGLAKDGPEGEQTHVTTRVMGTQGYAAPEYIMTGHLTTMSDVYSFGVVLLELLTGKRSVDNSRPGREQSLVEWARPLLRDPKKLDKLIDARLERQFSNKGAQKVAALAYKCLSHQPKPRPSMGDVVKILDSVQGFEDEFVGPFVYVVPNETDGDKELFTTKDCGVEKHELHRCGWRNDQIASFFGS